From one Stigmatella aurantiaca genomic stretch:
- a CDS encoding M14 family zinc carboxypeptidase translates to MTELLTRAEASNYTETSRHADVVAFVDELCRRTKLARRVDFGRSGEGQPMVALVLSDRNCFTPELARKQKKTVVMVEANIHAGEVEGKEAVLALARDLTLTSLGKKLLDKLCLVLIPDFNPDGNDRISTSNRRLDLKNLEGQLNPAGGVGTRYTGEGWNLNRDNTKQEAPETRCLASLYQTWWPHLFIDCHTTDGSIHAFDLTFDTSHSNEPLFAELRHFNRELLERVAQAVKKRHGFDSFWYGNYRTEGEPRSGWHTYPALPRFGSHYRGLLGRLDVLLETYSYISFPRRCEVMRAWLLELLRDAAKNASAYRALTEAEQERIIARGRTPDVETLVGINYGVATRTDKGALAFEYPAHARPGDQAHLLSFDEASITARHYPGKRRREYRAPHYRTFVPTQAVSTPLAYLVPEELAPRLEGHGIRFERLSAPRRLTVDSYRVAQREETFSPDVAANVPSPGEAEVPLSQKPKPVRFETVLTVAPERATREFPAGLLYVPTAQRAGTLAVYLLEPHSDDGFCRWQFLDGLIRVGELYPVHRVVNAGDVPKKAE, encoded by the coding sequence ATGACCGAGCTGCTCACCCGGGCTGAAGCCTCGAACTATACGGAAACCTCCCGCCACGCCGACGTGGTGGCCTTCGTGGATGAACTGTGCCGCCGCACGAAGCTCGCGCGGCGGGTGGACTTCGGTCGGAGCGGCGAGGGCCAGCCCATGGTGGCGCTCGTCCTCAGTGACCGGAACTGCTTCACGCCCGAGCTCGCGCGCAAGCAGAAGAAGACCGTGGTGATGGTGGAGGCCAACATCCACGCCGGCGAGGTGGAGGGCAAGGAGGCCGTGCTGGCGCTCGCGCGCGACCTGACGCTCACCTCGCTCGGCAAGAAGCTGCTCGACAAACTCTGCCTCGTGCTGATTCCGGACTTCAACCCGGACGGCAACGACCGCATCAGCACCTCCAACCGCCGGCTGGACCTGAAGAACCTCGAGGGCCAGCTCAACCCCGCGGGGGGCGTAGGCACGCGCTACACGGGCGAGGGCTGGAACCTCAACCGGGACAACACGAAGCAGGAGGCCCCCGAGACGCGCTGCCTCGCCTCGCTCTACCAGACGTGGTGGCCGCACCTCTTCATCGACTGCCACACCACCGATGGCAGCATCCACGCGTTTGATCTCACCTTCGACACCTCCCACTCCAACGAGCCGCTCTTCGCGGAGCTGCGCCACTTCAACCGGGAGCTGCTGGAGCGCGTGGCCCAGGCGGTGAAGAAGCGCCATGGCTTCGACAGCTTCTGGTACGGCAACTACCGCACCGAGGGCGAGCCCCGCTCGGGCTGGCACACCTACCCCGCCCTGCCCCGCTTCGGCAGCCACTACCGGGGCCTGCTCGGCCGACTCGACGTGCTGCTGGAGACCTACAGCTACATCAGCTTTCCGCGCCGCTGCGAGGTGATGCGGGCGTGGCTGCTGGAGCTGCTCCGGGACGCGGCGAAGAACGCCTCCGCCTACCGCGCCCTCACCGAGGCCGAGCAGGAGCGCATCATCGCGCGGGGCCGCACGCCGGACGTGGAGACGCTCGTGGGCATCAACTACGGGGTGGCCACGCGCACGGACAAGGGCGCTCTCGCCTTCGAGTACCCCGCCCACGCGAGGCCGGGGGACCAGGCGCACCTCCTGTCCTTCGACGAGGCCAGCATCACCGCCCGTCACTACCCGGGAAAGCGCAGGCGCGAGTACCGGGCCCCACACTACCGCACGTTCGTCCCCACCCAGGCGGTGAGCACGCCCCTGGCGTACCTCGTGCCGGAGGAATTGGCGCCCCGGCTGGAGGGCCACGGCATCCGCTTCGAGCGCCTGAGCGCCCCGCGGCGCCTCACGGTGGACAGCTACCGGGTGGCCCAGCGCGAGGAGACCTTCAGCCCCGATGTGGCCGCGAACGTGCCGTCGCCGGGCGAGGCCGAGGTGCCGCTCAGCCAGAAGCCCAAGCCCGTGCGCTTCGAGACGGTGCTCACGGTGGCCCCGGAGCGCGCCACGCGCGAGTTCCCAGCGGGCCTGCTGTACGTGCCCACGGCGCAGCGCGCGGGCACGCTGGCGGTGTACCTGCTCGAGCCGCACTCGGATGACGGCTTCTGCCGCTGGCAGTTCCTCGACGGCCTCATCCGGGTGGGCGAGCTCTACCCCGTCCACCGTGTGGTGAACGCCGGGGACGTGCCCAAGAAGGCCGAGTAA
- a CDS encoding LysM peptidoglycan-binding domain-containing protein, with protein MSNYRIRPGDTLSALAGRFNTSVSALARANNIANPNLIIAGKNLRIPGRTDSFEPAKGGGTRGGGSTGGTKGGGKVEGGAGAGAPGGATPAMRKLANAGRAAAMGMGGYNSQGLCATGVSRAIQNAFGFKVWGNGNQIDNNLPRDKFKQVNMPLSEALKIPGLVLTWEKTSSRLGSIYGHTAITTGDGRSSVSDFIERNTLGAGGRSGLKIFMPTM; from the coding sequence ATGTCCAACTACCGCATTCGTCCGGGTGACACCCTTTCCGCGCTGGCGGGCCGCTTCAACACCAGCGTGTCCGCGCTGGCGCGCGCCAACAACATCGCCAACCCGAACCTCATCATCGCGGGCAAGAACCTGCGCATTCCCGGCCGGACCGACAGCTTCGAGCCCGCCAAGGGCGGTGGCACGCGCGGCGGCGGCAGCACGGGCGGTACGAAGGGCGGCGGCAAGGTCGAGGGCGGCGCGGGAGCCGGGGCCCCCGGCGGGGCAACGCCCGCGATGCGCAAGCTGGCCAACGCGGGCCGCGCCGCGGCGATGGGCATGGGCGGGTACAACAGCCAGGGTCTGTGCGCCACCGGCGTGAGCCGGGCCATCCAGAACGCCTTCGGCTTCAAGGTCTGGGGCAACGGCAACCAGATCGACAACAACCTGCCGCGCGACAAGTTCAAGCAGGTGAACATGCCGCTGTCCGAGGCCCTGAAGATTCCGGGCCTCGTGCTCACCTGGGAGAAGACCTCCTCGCGCCTGGGCAGCATCTACGGCCACACCGCCATCACCACCGGCGACGGCCGCTCGTCCGTGAGCGACTTCATCGAGCGCAACACGCTGGGCGCCGGGGGCCGCTCCGGGCTGAAGATCTTCATGCCTACGATGTAG
- a CDS encoding kelch repeat-containing protein, translated as MKPGPSFLLLALALALVSGCSPSASSDTGSAQITVSVPQGLAATITRVTVAASASDFEPLSLELTATGGTWSGTLGNIPAGALRTFRAQAFGNDGTLLFEGSVSGITITANQTALVAILLQEVNPVPPFQNEAPLIDSLVASTTTVLVGGSLTLTVTAHDPNAGDTLTYAWTATGGTFSAASAASTSWTAPASSGIQTLTLTVTDSGGLSSTAAVAIHVMQDEQQGSAQLSVTFNRFPSVTAMAASPTLLAVGQATSVSATASDPDSDALTYAWTASCAGTWTTPSAASAQFKPSVLPTGTCNNCRLTVAVADGRGGSTTGSVNLCVSNAPRINHFPPRIASAYQSSETATTGQVLTFEVAATDPEASTLTFAWSASTGTLGSPVTGPTQSRIPWTAPACAVTGTPTVITATVTNAFQLTATRNLTVTGLPVCPSGWASTGNLATARAYHTSVLLPNGRVLSSGGNTGGTYNSTMEVYNPASGTTSSASNMNASRANHTATLLPNGKVLIAGGSNTTGELASAELCDSTSTSALTGSMASRRGSHQAVLLPNGKVLVAGGLGANGSILATAEVYDPATGTWSATGSMAEERMGHTMAVLPSGKVLVTGGIAPPEKYLATAELYDPATGSWSPAGAMAQAHSNHTMTVLPNGQVLVTGGAVSWSTHLATAEVYDPATGSWSPAGTMARTRFGHTATLLSNGKVFVTGGTTTALAAEVYDPSTGTWSAASIPSTARLEHTAVRLTNGKVFVAGGLTGSSTLTSAEVYTP; from the coding sequence ATGAAACCAGGACCTTCCTTCCTGCTGCTGGCGCTCGCGCTGGCGCTGGTCTCCGGCTGTTCTCCTTCCGCATCCTCTGACACCGGCTCGGCGCAGATTACCGTCTCGGTGCCCCAGGGCCTCGCCGCCACCATCACGCGGGTCACCGTCGCCGCCAGCGCCTCCGACTTCGAGCCCCTCTCCCTGGAGCTCACCGCCACCGGCGGTACCTGGAGTGGCACCCTCGGCAACATCCCGGCGGGCGCCCTGCGCACCTTCCGCGCCCAGGCCTTCGGCAACGATGGCACCCTGCTCTTCGAGGGCTCCGTCTCGGGCATCACCATCACCGCCAACCAGACCGCGCTCGTCGCCATCCTGCTGCAGGAGGTCAACCCTGTTCCTCCCTTCCAGAACGAGGCGCCCCTCATCGACTCGCTGGTGGCCTCCACCACCACCGTCCTCGTGGGCGGCTCGCTGACGCTGACCGTCACGGCCCATGATCCCAACGCCGGGGACACGCTCACCTATGCCTGGACCGCCACCGGGGGCACCTTCTCCGCGGCCTCCGCGGCCTCCACGTCCTGGACGGCCCCCGCCTCCAGCGGCATCCAGACGCTCACCCTCACCGTGACGGACTCCGGCGGCCTGTCGTCCACCGCCGCCGTGGCCATCCACGTCATGCAGGACGAGCAGCAGGGCAGCGCGCAGTTATCCGTCACCTTCAACCGCTTCCCGTCTGTCACCGCCATGGCCGCCTCGCCCACGCTGCTCGCCGTGGGGCAGGCCACCTCGGTCTCCGCCACCGCCTCGGATCCGGATTCGGACGCCCTCACCTACGCGTGGACCGCCTCGTGCGCGGGGACGTGGACCACGCCCTCCGCGGCCTCTGCCCAGTTCAAGCCCTCGGTCCTGCCCACGGGCACTTGCAACAACTGCCGCCTCACGGTCGCCGTGGCGGATGGGCGCGGCGGCAGCACCACGGGCAGCGTGAACCTGTGCGTGAGCAACGCCCCGCGCATCAACCACTTCCCTCCCCGCATCGCCAGCGCCTACCAGTCCTCGGAGACGGCCACCACGGGCCAGGTGCTCACCTTCGAGGTGGCCGCCACCGATCCGGAGGCCAGCACGCTCACCTTCGCCTGGAGCGCCAGCACCGGCACCCTGGGCTCGCCCGTCACCGGCCCCACCCAGAGCCGCATCCCCTGGACCGCGCCCGCTTGTGCCGTCACGGGGACGCCCACCGTCATCACCGCCACCGTCACGAATGCCTTTCAGCTGACGGCCACCCGGAACCTCACGGTCACCGGACTGCCGGTCTGCCCCTCGGGCTGGGCCTCGACGGGCAACCTGGCCACGGCGCGCGCCTACCACACCTCCGTGCTGCTGCCCAACGGCAGGGTTCTCTCCTCCGGGGGGAACACCGGGGGCACCTACAACTCGACGATGGAAGTGTACAACCCAGCTTCGGGGACCACGAGCAGTGCCAGCAACATGAACGCAAGCCGCGCCAACCACACGGCGACGCTGTTGCCCAACGGCAAGGTGCTCATCGCGGGAGGGAGCAATACGACGGGCGAGCTCGCGTCGGCGGAGCTGTGCGACTCCACAAGCACCTCGGCCCTGACCGGCTCCATGGCCTCGCGGCGCGGCAGCCATCAGGCGGTGCTGTTGCCCAACGGCAAGGTGCTCGTCGCGGGAGGCTTGGGCGCCAATGGCAGCATCCTCGCGACGGCGGAGGTGTACGACCCGGCCACGGGAACCTGGAGCGCGACCGGCTCCATGGCCGAGGAGCGCATGGGCCATACGATGGCCGTGCTGCCCAGTGGCAAGGTGCTCGTCACGGGAGGCATCGCCCCCCCGGAGAAGTACCTCGCGACGGCGGAGCTCTACGACCCGGCCACGGGAAGCTGGAGCCCGGCGGGCGCCATGGCCCAGGCGCACAGCAACCACACGATGACGGTGCTGCCCAATGGCCAGGTGCTCGTCACAGGCGGGGCCGTCTCGTGGAGCACCCACCTCGCGACGGCGGAGGTGTATGACCCAGCCACGGGAAGCTGGAGCCCGGCGGGCACCATGGCCCGGACCCGCTTCGGACACACGGCGACGCTGTTGTCCAACGGCAAGGTGTTCGTCACGGGGGGAACCACCACCGCCCTGGCGGCGGAGGTGTATGATCCCAGCACGGGGACCTGGAGCGCCGCCAGCATCCCCAGCACGGCCCGCTTGGAGCACACGGCGGTGCGGCTGACCAATGGCAAAGTGTTCGTTGCCGGGGGTTTGACCGGGAGCAGCACGCTCACCTCGGCGGAGGTGTACACCCCCTGA